ATTTTTACCATAGGCACTAGCAATGGGTTCTGTCCGCAGTTAAACAACTCAGCCAAAAATTTTCGGAGATTTTCCGGCTTCGGTTTAGCATTGAGTGCCTGGTGGAGGATAACACGAATTATGGCTCGTATCTGAAAGGAGCGGGTTGAAAGAATCGGTAGGTTTGAATGATATGAATTAAATGTCACTACCTCTGGATGCTGACAGAGATACTCCCAGTTTCCGAGACGTAGTTGCTTTTGGATTCGCGATATTGAGCCGTAGTGCTTTATGTCCCGCGAGTCCCACTTTCCAAGATCCCAGATCTTGGTGAAATTTTGCCTGTTCCCATTCGacatttttcagttttggtaATGCTGTACAGGAATTTAGAAGTaactaaataattttatttgagaAACTAAAATCAAAGGAATGTTGTTACCGTATACAGCTTCCAAAACAATGCATACAAATTAAAGATAAAACAAACAAGGCTCATAAAAAGTCTGTGAAATTAGGTTAAGCTTaagtaaattgaaaaacttaaaatttaaaaaaccgCCAAACGTTTTTGtgccatattttatttagtcGTTTTCCAGAAAGCAAAAACGGTCACACTGGCCgcacaaaagaaaatttttgACGAAAATTGTTCGAGATTTCCGTTTCTAATTAACAATGATGAATTAATTAACGCTGGAATTAGCACAAGCTGTAACTTCAGACATTTTCTCGGGTCCAGAGCAATAGAAAGCGATGGTAAGTGGAGTGGACATGACTGCAAAGTGGACTTTTAATTGGGTAGAACTGGCCAACCGGCTTGCccggaaaaatgaaaagtccGGCGTAATGATGGACCAAAAATAGACCGGAGCGCAGTGACCCAAAAATAGCCACGACATGTGCTCCCAATGGGCTCCTAATGGCCTGTCTCCCCAACTCATTACAGGCAGTGCTGGGCGCCCAATTGGTCATCACCTTGGTGATGGTCAGCGTTATCCAGAAGTTGAGTCCACACTACTCCTTTGCCAAGTGGATCCTGTGCCGCACCGGACTCTTTCGTTACCTGCATCCCACGGACGATGAGCTGCGGTCCCGTGGTGGAGTGCCCAAGGAGAAGCCGCTAAAAGGCGGTCGAAATAAGCAAGCAAATGGTTCAGGAGCGGCGGCTGCACAGTTCCACATACCTCGCAGCATTGAGGTGGAGCTCCTAACGTCACCGGTGTTGGAGCGGGATGTGGTCCACCTGCGGTACTTCACCGAATACCAGTGGCTGCTGGACTTCAGTGTCTACACGGGGATCGTCTACGTGGTTTCCGAGGTGGGTAACGTTTTTACTACAGCGGTTGTTCTATGACTCCTTTCTAACTTTGGTTTCCCGTCCACAGCTGTTTCACTTCTACTACCCGCTGCGCCACGAGATCAACCTGAGCATGGTGTGGTGCTTGTTGGTCATTTTCTTTGCCCTGAAGCTGCTGTCCTCGCTCACGGTGCTCTACTTCCAGAGCGAGGAGTCCATCGGCGAGAGGTCGATGGTGATTGTTGCCTGTTTGGTTTACCTGCTGGTGGCCATGGTCGTGCTGATCGTTGACGAGCGCATTCTGGAGACGGGTCTGGAGGATGCCTATTCGAGCTTCAATGCCAGCGCTTCCAAGTTCCTCACTGAGCAGGGACTGCCATCATCGTGAGTTCGAGCTCAGCTCCGAGAATTACCatttatttacacttttttttgttgtttcagtGGTCCCGCCTCCAAGATCGTGGTCAAGTTCTTTATGGCCATGGGTTGCGGCCTGCTCGGCTCACTGTTCACCTTCCCCGGCTTGCGGATGGCCAAGATGCACTGGGACTCACTGAAGTACTGCCGCGGCAACCGGTTGCTGCAAGTGCTCCTTAATCTCAGCTTCGTGCTGCCTTTTATTCTAGTCATCCTGTGGATTCGGCCCATTAGCCGTGATTACCTGACGGTGCGCGTCTTCCAGGGAATGCAACAGCCACTGTGAGTAGTGAAGCTACATTAGTTTTAACCAAAGTTAATCCCGATTATTTTTGCAGACTGAAGCCGCACGTTTTTGAGACACTTCGCCTGCTGCTAGTCATTTTTGTGGTGGTCGTCCGCTTCGCCTTGATGCCCATATATCTGCAATCGTACCTGAATCTGGCCCACGACAAGATCATGGATCTGCGCAAGGAGGCCGGTCGGATCACCAACGTAGAGTTCAAGCAGAAGGTGGGGCAGCAATCTTGTATACAATCTTTCACGAAGTAAACTAAACGTATTTTCCCGTTTACAGATCTCGTCTATTTTCTACTATCTATGTGTTGTGACCCTGCAATTTGCTGCGCCACTTATCCTATGCCTTTATCTCACACTAATGTACAAAAGTCTGGGCGGCTTTAGCTGGGCTGGTATTTTCCGGGAGAGCGTTGTTCTGCAGCACGAGTGTGCGGCTGGCGAAGCGGATGGAACTGGTGTCGTTTCCCAAGGAGATGGTGACTTTAATATTCTTGAGTCGGCGCAATCGCTGCAGGCTTCATTTAGTAGCCTCAAAAATGTAAGATCTTTCGCTTTGCACGACAAGGCCAGTTTTAACCACAGATGCTTTCAGGTTTTCTCCACGGAGGTGTACAAGGGTTTCCTGGGCTTTGCCACCTGGTGGAGCTACTTCACCCTGTTCGCCACTTCCTCGCTGGGCATTGTCTACCAATCATATTTCAACAAGACCTAGACCATTTAATTATACACCTGAAATCCCCGTAGCAGTGTGACTCTGTTCTTTTGTAGTGAATTTCTACCGCACACGAAATGAATATTAATGTAGCGAGTATCTTGATTTACAatatgttttgtaaataatactACCTTACTCATTGTTTATAAAGTGTGTTATTAAGGCTTTTAACCAGGCTGCCCTGAGTAACCAAAGTAAttacaaaactaaataaataatctaaAACAGAGATATGTTATCAAATCTTCAACGTATGAGTGTCTCATcgtgattttttgttttcgttgagCAACAAATTATACTATATTCATTCTTATTCAGCCATCAACTATGCCGAAACAGTTAGGACAACAAAACTGTGAAACACAAACACTTGGCTTTTTGGTTATGGGGCAATTTCAAAACACCAATTTATTGAACCTTAAAGGTTGCAAGGTTGCGTATCAACTAACAGACCACAggttatgtatttatatgtagAAGTGTATCTTTTATCGTTTGCATATCTCCAGTAGGTAGTGCTAAATAGAGTAGATCAGCACAGTGGCCGACTTCGGAATAGATTATCGCTTAGACCTTGGCAATGCCAATAACGCCGCAGCCGATGCGGGCACCAGCGTTGCCCGTTGACTTGCTCAGCTCGTGGCCACCCTGGCCGAGATCATCGGCATCGGCGTGCACGACAACGGTGCGTCCGATGATGCTGTCGGCGCCGAAGAGCGTGATCTTGGAGTCGGTGATGCTGACCTTGGTGGGGCAGTCGCCGGTGGCCTCAATGTTGCCCAAATCGCCCAGGTGGCGGTTCTCATCGACGGGAGCACCGTGCTCCTTGCCATACGGATTGAAGTGCGGTCCGGACGACATGCAGCCGTTGGTGTTGTCTCCGAACTCGTGCACGTGGAATCCGTGCAGACCCTTGGCCAGGCCGCACACCTCCCCAGAGACCTTCACGGGCGTCTCGCTGCTCTGCGGGCGGGATGAAGGGAATGGGTTACAATTAGATAAACGCTCATGATAATGCTCGAATACTGATAAGGCAGAAGTGGTCAGAACAGAAGCACTGATTATGATTCGTAGCGAAGACAACTTTATAAGATAATGGGTTAATAtagaaatttcattaaaaattacatttgttAATAGATACAAGTtaaacagaaatatttataggcaacaaaataaacattttgttatctttataaagtaaaaacatataaatgtGCATCAGCAATAAAACATAACCTGTAATCAAGTTTATAATCGTTTCCTTGACACTTGACATGGCTGCCTTTACTTTGATGTGTAATTTCAATATGAAGATTATTATTCTAATAAATCTAATGATTATTCTGATAACCACATTTGCTGATATTTTACGAAACTTTACGTCCTAAATGAAAGACCTTTAAGTTTTAATCTCTATACATATGAACATAAATACCCAGTACTATTTTCGTGGCCTTTGCTGTAGGTACTTGAGCGCACACATATGCGCATTATTCTGGggcttatataaatataaatgtgcaCTTGCCGAGTGACTAGGCATAAACTCAAATCGGACTTAATTGAAATGCTCGACATACAGAATTTAAAGCAGCATTTTGAAGTGGAAGAGGGCGCCGCGGGTGCAGCCGGCAATTTGACCTTTAGAACTTCTGTTTTTCGTATATTTTGCAGAGAAGAACTGCAAATGATCTTGGATGCTCACCTCCTGTTCGAAGAAAACCGTGCCCTTGGCATCGCCATTTATTACGCAGACAGCTTTAACCACCATTTCGaaggaattaattaatttgattatttatcAAAACGAAAAACTTGAGAACTTTCCAGGTATCTTTTACGGTGTGACAGTCGCAGAGCAGCTCAAAAACACCAGCGAAACTTTTACTATTCAGGGCATGCAAAAGTTTCGTTCACACTGGGTAACTGTAAGTattatctttaaaaatatttaaatttttagaaTATTTTAAGCACGTGTGTTACTAGGATATTTGTTTACATACTTTATAATGACTCTAACAATTAGCTTCCCTAGCGCTTCCTAAagcttttaattacaaaattgtGTAACTGAACAATTGTGTTTATAGACCTAAAGTGGTTCAATTTTTTGAGCTGTTCAACGAACCACTGGTTCACTTGGAAGCTTTCCATTTATTCCAATGGCAGCGGCGGGATCTATTCAATTTGCTTCGTTTGTATATAAAGAAAAGGGACATCCGGCAATCCCCCAATATAATGCCCTCAAACAATTCCCTTATCACCCAGTTCATTAAGATGGTTTTCCCATATCTGAAGAAAATAGCTTCCGGAAAGTACCTAATTCCATATTACGTCTATGAACTGCGCTTTGATGAGTTCGTTTAGGGAGCTTTTAAAGGTTAAACGGCGCTACGTGACAGATAGTATActttttgatttggttaatAATGTGCAACAGTTTAGGGGCTTGGTCACGTTTGAAGTGATCTACCTAGTCTAGGCTAAAAACACATAGTCACCTGAAATGCGTTCAagttgatttgttttgttgct
This genomic interval from Drosophila teissieri strain GT53w chromosome 3L, Prin_Dtei_1.1, whole genome shotgun sequence contains the following:
- the LOC122616212 gene encoding uncharacterized protein LOC122616212; this translates as MSNGNRQNFTKIWDLGKWDSRDIKHYGSISRIQKQLRLGNWEYLCQHPEIRAIIRVILHQALNAKPKPENLRKFLAELFNCGQNPLLVPMINTQLKYVNDQLKRGRWSKFDAEMLFMESASTHSLLSTASEESNVHPVLTYALVFKKPDECGIDKPPF
- the LOC122616211 gene encoding transmembrane protein 161B, with the protein product MAVLGAQLVITLVMVSVIQKLSPHYSFAKWILCRTGLFRYLHPTDDELRSRGGVPKEKPLKGGRNKQANGSGAAAAQFHIPRSIEVELLTSPVLERDVVHLRYFTEYQWLLDFSVYTGIVYVVSELFHFYYPLRHEINLSMVWCLLVIFFALKLLSSLTVLYFQSEESIGERSMVIVACLVYLLVAMVVLIVDERILETGLEDAYSSFNASASKFLTEQGLPSSGPASKIVVKFFMAMGCGLLGSLFTFPGLRMAKMHWDSLKYCRGNRLLQVLLNLSFVLPFILVILWIRPISRDYLTVRVFQGMQQPLLKPHVFETLRLLLVIFVVVVRFALMPIYLQSYLNLAHDKIMDLRKEAGRITNVEFKQKISSIFYYLCVVTLQFAAPLILCLYLTLMYKSLGGFSWAGIFRESVVLQHECAAGEADGTGVVSQGDGDFNILESAQSLQASFSSLKNVFSTEVYKGFLGFATWWSYFTLFATSSLGIVYQSYFNKT
- the LOC122616213 gene encoding superoxide dismutase [Cu-Zn] encodes the protein MVVKAVCVINGDAKGTVFFEQESSETPVKVSGEVCGLAKGLHGFHVHEFGDNTNGCMSSGPHFNPYGKEHGAPVDENRHLGDLGNIEATGDCPTKVSITDSKITLFGADSIIGRTVVVHADADDLGQGGHELSKSTGNAGARIGCGVIGIAKV